From the genome of Patescibacteria group bacterium:
GCAATCACAACACCTGGTTCGCGGTTCATTGGAGTATTGTCATTATTTCCAGCCCAAACTCCAACTGCCAGAGATGGAGTATAGCCCACTGTCCAGCCGTCGCGGTATTCTTGGGTTGTTCCGGTTTTGGCTGCTACGGGTATTCCCTCTATATAGAGATTAGATTTATAGCCAAACATAGGAGACCTGGCATTCTCATCGGATAAAATATCGGAAATTAACCTAGCGATCTGCGGTTCCATAACTTTTCTCGGATTATTTTTGTATTCTTCAATAATATTTCCTTCGCTGTCCTCTATTTTGATAATTTCTTTTATTGGATTCTTGATTCCTTCGGCGGCAAAAACGCCGAAAGCAGCTGTTTCTTCTAATAATTTAACTTCTCCTCCGCCAAGCACTAAAGATAGACCGTATCGTGAGCGGTCTTTTAGTGTTTCTATGCCCATATCTTGAGCCAGGTTAATAGTTTCATCAACCCCGGCCATATAGAGAGTTTTTACTGAAGGTATGTTCAGCGACTGAGCCAAGCCGCTTCTTAAGGAAATTGGGCCCCTGAATTTACTGTCATAGTTTTTAGGGTGATAGCATCCTAGTCCGTATTGGTCTTTTTCTTGGGTTGCATCAGATGAACAATAAGGATTAAATTCTGTTTTGAGGTCAAAAACCATTGTCTCTGGTGTAAATCCTTTCTGAAACGCCTTGGCATAGGCAAACGGCTTGAATGAAGAACCTGGCTGCCTCGGCCTGATAGTCACATTGGTATTTCCCTCAAATAAACAATTTTTGCCTGGCGTACAACCTTCGGGGAATGGATCTGCCCAATAATCTTTGGACCCGACCATTGCCAGAATTTGGCCTGTCTTCGGATCTATTGCTGACAGGGCGGCATTCTGGGCATTATATTTTTTACCATTCTTTTCAGTCCATTGTTTTACCGCATTCTCAGCAATCTGTTGCAAGTCCCAGTCGAGCGTGGTGTAAACTTTCAAGCCAGCTTTTTCTATGTAATCCCGGCCGTACTTGTCTTCAATGTATTCTTTTACATACATTACAAAATGTGGGGCATTTACCCCTGAACGCGGCGGGGCAAATACAAGTTTTTCGCTTTTAGCATTTTTCATCTGTTCTTCATTAATATATCCAAATTCATACATTTTTTGTAATATATATTCCTGCCTGGCCTTTGTTGTTTCAAAGTGCGAGCCATGAGGGGAATAATAGCTTGGAGCTTGAGTTAAAGCCGCGAGCAAGGTTGATTCTGCTAATGTTAAATCCTTGGCATTTTTATTGAAAAATGTTTGTGCTGCAGCTTCTATGCCATAAGCATTGGAGCCATAAGGCACCTGATTGAGATAAAGATTAAGAATCTCATCTTTCGAGTATTTCATTTCCAGTTCAATTGCGAGAATCGCCTCTTTTATCTTCCGGACATAGGTTTTTTCCGAAGTCAAAATCGCATTTTTAA
Proteins encoded in this window:
- a CDS encoding PBP1A family penicillin-binding protein encodes the protein MPKIESYYNKKNKRFYFRRKFFENSLKTLVLLFILLFVIIVGAFVYLAKDIPSPQSLTERQITESTKIYDRTGKIILYDVHGEEKRTVISFEEIPQFVKDATITIEDNNFYHHFGLDIKGIVRSVFNNLIGKKILGQKTSVGGSTITQQFIKNAILTSEKTYVRKIKEAILAIELEMKYSKDEILNLYLNQVPYGSNAYGIEAAAQTFFNKNAKDLTLAESTLLAALTQAPSYYSPHGSHFETTKARQEYILQKMYEFGYINEEQMKNAKSEKLVFAPPRSGVNAPHFVMYVKEYIEDKYGRDYIEKAGLKVYTTLDWDLQQIAENAVKQWTEKNGKKYNAQNAALSAIDPKTGQILAMVGSKDYWADPFPEGCTPGKNCLFEGNTNVTIRPRQPGSSFKPFAYAKAFQKGFTPETMVFDLKTEFNPYCSSDATQEKDQYGLGCYHPKNYDSKFRGPISLRSGLAQSLNIPSVKTLYMAGVDETINLAQDMGIETLKDRSRYGLSLVLGGGEVKLLEETAAFGVFAAEGIKNPIKEIIKIEDSEGNIIEEYKNNPRKVMEPQIARLISDILSDENARSPMFGYKSNLYIEGIPVAAKTGTTQEYRDGWTVGYTPSLAVGVWAGNNDNTPMNREPGVVIAAPIWNEFIKKSYAKKQELRTSDKPDNYFDLPEQPEEFIKPDPISTDKDILNGKYINELRVMIDRISGKLATNLTPPDLIDEAVYPQIHCILYYINKDEPQNPSDGRNDPQFLNWEQPVLNWINTMENAHIYNQNPLQEYDNIHVPD